Proteins from a single region of Nocardiopsis dassonvillei subsp. dassonvillei DSM 43111:
- a CDS encoding ABC transporter substrate-binding protein — MPVHSHQKGYTVRACAAGLAALSLTLATACGEPPGEETAGEGGETAGLAEDPAFVWAVTGADRAIHEEVARLWNENNPDQQVDIFFLAPTADEQRQAMFQDLQNQAGEFDVLGLDVIWTGEFAEYGYVESLEDLRGEVEGVSLEGAVDSSQWQQELFALPYSSNGAFLYYRTDLVEEPPTTWEELYDTGMAAAEEEGISAYVGQGDQYEGFVVNFLELYWSAGGQLFDDAQEQSTFLEGDAATTALDFMTEAYESGFYADGFDTMVEDDARALFQAGEAVYMRNWPYAIPLLAGEGDEESAVADDFAVAPLPTFTGEGTTSALGGLNNAVSTLSDSKELAREFVLWAATDPEAQDILLQNSLPPTMASAYENTDDPDFQMLGDILAQAQARPPVPGYNSLSLAVQDNLHPAFRGQEESGTALEAVDQAANDALEQE, encoded by the coding sequence ATGCCAGTGCATTCACACCAGAAGGGGTACACAGTGCGCGCATGCGCTGCCGGGCTCGCCGCACTGAGCCTCACCCTGGCCACCGCGTGCGGCGAACCCCCAGGGGAGGAGACCGCGGGGGAGGGCGGCGAGACCGCGGGCCTGGCCGAGGACCCGGCGTTCGTCTGGGCGGTCACCGGGGCCGACCGCGCGATCCACGAGGAGGTCGCGCGCCTGTGGAACGAGAACAACCCCGACCAGCAGGTCGACATCTTCTTCCTGGCCCCCACCGCCGACGAGCAGCGCCAGGCCATGTTCCAGGACCTCCAGAACCAGGCGGGGGAGTTCGACGTCCTGGGCCTGGACGTCATCTGGACCGGTGAGTTCGCCGAGTACGGCTACGTCGAGAGCCTGGAGGACCTGCGCGGCGAGGTCGAGGGCGTCAGCCTGGAGGGCGCCGTCGACAGCTCCCAGTGGCAGCAGGAGCTGTTCGCGCTGCCCTACTCCTCCAACGGCGCGTTCCTCTACTACCGCACCGACCTCGTCGAGGAGCCCCCCACGACCTGGGAGGAGCTCTACGACACCGGCATGGCGGCCGCCGAGGAGGAGGGCATCTCCGCCTACGTCGGCCAGGGCGACCAGTACGAGGGCTTCGTCGTCAACTTCCTGGAGCTGTACTGGTCCGCGGGCGGCCAGCTGTTCGACGACGCCCAGGAGCAGAGCACCTTCCTGGAGGGCGACGCCGCCACCACGGCCCTGGACTTCATGACCGAGGCCTACGAGAGCGGGTTCTACGCCGACGGCTTCGACACCATGGTCGAGGACGACGCGCGCGCCCTGTTCCAGGCGGGCGAGGCCGTCTACATGCGCAACTGGCCCTACGCCATCCCGCTCCTGGCGGGCGAGGGCGACGAGGAGAGCGCGGTCGCGGACGACTTCGCGGTCGCCCCGCTGCCCACCTTCACCGGTGAGGGCACCACCAGCGCGCTGGGCGGTCTCAACAACGCGGTCAGCACGCTGAGCGACAGCAAGGAGCTGGCCCGCGAGTTCGTCCTGTGGGCGGCCACCGACCCCGAGGCGCAGGACATCCTGCTCCAGAACAGCCTGCCGCCGACCATGGCGAGCGCCTACGAGAACACCGACGACCCCGACTTCCAGATGCTCGGCGACATCCTCGCCCAGGCCCAGGCCCGCCCGCCGGTGCCCGGCTACAACTCGCTGTCCCTGGCCGTGCAGGACAACCTGCACCCGGCCTTCCGGGGCCAGGAGGAGTCCGGCACGGCCCTGGAGGCGGTGGACCAGGCGGCCAACGACGCGCTCGAACAAGAGTAG
- a CDS encoding carbohydrate ABC transporter permease has protein sequence MTAETVRPSGPVHKPRRRVHPAVGNTLKLLGLAVVLLWCLFPFLWMGMTSLRTGSAAITDPNIFQGPFDFSNYREIFNQGFQFALRNSLIVATVTTLICIPVASLAGYALARLPLAGKFAILAATLVATLFPPVALVNPLYQMYLQLNEWTGINLLNSFAGMIIPYVALTLPLAVFILTTFFAGIPKEIEESAKVDGATPFQAFLRVVAPLAAPGVGAAAILTFVYATNEFLLAFSFAPNDLNVQTVPVFVATFQRVGYENPIGQIMAASVLVSVPLIIFALVLQRRIVAGLTSGAVKG, from the coding sequence ATGACGGCCGAGACGGTGAGGCCGAGCGGTCCGGTGCACAAGCCGCGCCGACGCGTCCACCCGGCGGTGGGCAACACCCTCAAGCTGCTCGGGCTGGCCGTGGTGCTGCTGTGGTGCCTGTTCCCGTTCCTGTGGATGGGCATGACCAGCCTGCGGACGGGATCGGCGGCGATCACCGATCCGAACATCTTCCAGGGGCCCTTCGACTTCAGCAACTACCGGGAGATCTTCAACCAGGGCTTCCAGTTCGCGCTGCGCAACTCGCTGATCGTGGCGACGGTGACCACGCTGATCTGCATCCCGGTGGCCTCGCTGGCGGGCTACGCCCTGGCCCGGCTGCCGCTGGCGGGCAAGTTCGCGATCCTGGCCGCCACCCTGGTCGCGACCCTGTTCCCGCCGGTGGCGCTGGTCAACCCGCTCTACCAGATGTACCTGCAGCTCAACGAGTGGACCGGGATCAACCTGCTCAACTCCTTCGCGGGCATGATCATCCCGTACGTGGCGCTGACCCTGCCGCTGGCCGTCTTCATCCTCACCACGTTCTTCGCGGGCATCCCCAAGGAGATCGAGGAGTCGGCGAAGGTGGACGGGGCCACCCCGTTCCAGGCCTTCCTGCGCGTGGTGGCGCCGCTGGCGGCGCCGGGCGTGGGAGCGGCGGCCATCCTGACCTTCGTGTACGCCACCAACGAGTTCCTGCTGGCCTTCTCCTTCGCCCCGAACGACCTGAACGTGCAGACGGTCCCGGTCTTCGTGGCGACCTTCCAGCGGGTCGGCTACGAGAACCCGATCGGGCAGATCATGGCCGCGTCGGTCCTGGTGTCGGTCCCGCTGATCATCTTCGCCCTGGTCCTGCAACGCAGGATCGTGGCGGGCCTGACCTCCGGAGCCGTCAAGGGCTGA
- a CDS encoding glycoside hydrolase family 13 protein: MQQWWRDAVLYQVYPRSFADADGDGTGDIAGITARLGHVADLGADGIWLSPFYTSPWADGGYDVADFRDVDPRLGTLEDFDAMVAAAHALGLRVMVDIVPNHTSEEHPWFREALEAGPGSPERELYVFRDGRGSDGELPPTNWRSTFGGPAWTRVADGQWYLHMFAPEQPDLNWDDPRVREEFRGILRFWSGRGVDGFRIDVAYALVKDLREPLRDLVLVEGGRFEDIAANPDHPFLDRPEVHEVYRDWRRVLAEFDPPRATVGEVWLPGERRVLYTRPDELDQAFNFDFLRTSWDADAYRGVIDSSIADAGQVGTVPTWVIGNHDVVRPVSVLGLPPGTDQKAWLLSDGRDPEPDLELGTRRARALALLELSLPGSAYVYQGEELGLPEVADLPARALEDPRWVRSGHTDKGRDGCRVPLPWTREGASYGFGGDTPWLPQPRGWGRWSVRAQNDDPGSVLSLYRRALAHRREFSSDETLSWDDTLNRGPVLAYWRGGDVLVLVNTGEEAVELPPGRVLVASAELDGRLPGNAAVWLRR, encoded by the coding sequence ATGCAGCAGTGGTGGCGCGACGCGGTCCTGTACCAGGTCTACCCGCGCAGCTTCGCCGACGCCGACGGGGACGGGACCGGCGACATCGCGGGGATCACCGCGCGCCTGGGCCACGTCGCCGACCTGGGCGCGGACGGGATCTGGCTGTCGCCGTTCTACACCTCGCCGTGGGCGGACGGCGGGTACGACGTGGCCGACTTCCGGGACGTGGACCCGCGCCTGGGCACCCTGGAGGACTTCGACGCGATGGTGGCCGCCGCGCACGCGCTGGGTCTGCGGGTGATGGTCGACATCGTGCCCAACCACACCTCCGAGGAGCACCCGTGGTTCCGGGAGGCGCTGGAGGCCGGCCCCGGGTCGCCCGAGCGGGAGCTGTACGTCTTCCGCGACGGGCGGGGCTCGGACGGCGAGCTGCCGCCGACCAACTGGCGTTCGACGTTCGGCGGTCCGGCGTGGACCCGCGTGGCGGACGGGCAGTGGTACCTGCACATGTTCGCGCCCGAGCAGCCGGACCTGAACTGGGACGACCCGCGGGTGCGCGAGGAGTTCCGCGGCATCCTGCGGTTCTGGAGCGGGCGCGGGGTGGACGGGTTCCGGATCGACGTGGCGTACGCGCTGGTCAAGGACCTGCGGGAGCCGTTGCGCGACCTGGTGCTGGTGGAGGGCGGCCGGTTCGAGGACATCGCGGCCAACCCGGACCACCCGTTCCTGGACCGGCCCGAGGTGCACGAGGTGTACCGGGACTGGCGGCGGGTGCTGGCGGAGTTCGACCCGCCCCGGGCCACGGTGGGCGAGGTGTGGCTGCCCGGTGAGCGGCGGGTGCTGTACACGCGCCCGGACGAGCTGGACCAGGCGTTCAACTTCGACTTCCTGAGGACCTCGTGGGACGCCGACGCCTACCGCGGCGTGATCGACTCCTCGATCGCCGACGCCGGGCAGGTCGGCACGGTGCCCACGTGGGTGATCGGCAACCACGACGTGGTGCGGCCGGTGTCGGTGCTGGGGCTGCCCCCGGGCACCGACCAGAAGGCGTGGCTGCTCTCCGACGGGCGCGACCCGGAGCCGGACCTGGAGCTGGGCACGCGGCGGGCACGGGCGCTGGCACTGCTGGAGCTGTCGCTGCCGGGGTCGGCGTACGTGTACCAGGGCGAGGAGCTGGGGCTGCCGGAGGTGGCGGACCTGCCCGCGCGGGCGCTGGAGGACCCGCGGTGGGTGCGCAGCGGGCACACCGACAAGGGGCGGGACGGGTGCCGGGTGCCGCTGCCGTGGACACGGGAAGGAGCGTCGTACGGGTTCGGCGGGGACACCCCGTGGCTGCCCCAGCCCCGAGGGTGGGGCCGGTGGTCGGTGCGGGCCCAGAACGACGACCCCGGGTCCGTGCTCTCCCTGTACCGCCGGGCTCTGGCACACCGCCGGGAGTTCTCCTCGGACGAGACTCTGAGCTGGGACGACACGCTGAACCGGGGGCCGGTGCTGGCCTACTGGCGGGGTGGGGACGTGCTGGTGCTGGTCAACACGGGCGAGGAGGCGGTGGAGCTGCCGCCGGGCCGGGTGCTGGTGGCCAGCGCGGAGCTGGACGGGCGGCTCCCGGGAAACGCGGCGGTGTGGCTGCGCCGCTGA
- a CDS encoding histidine phosphatase family protein: MSDTPRVLFWRHGRTSWNVENRFQGQTDIALDPVGHAQARRAGELLASLNPDVIVASDLTRAADTAGYLSRASGVPVEFDEGLRERFGGSWEGMTGAELSARWPVEHARMDIPDGELIAEVGDRMRAAVERGLGKTPTGGLLVVVSHGAALRVGIARLLGIPDEQREILGPISNCCWSVLQERRGQWRLMEHNAASLPEPVVLSDDA, from the coding sequence GTGAGCGACACCCCTCGTGTGCTGTTCTGGCGGCACGGACGCACGTCCTGGAACGTGGAGAACCGCTTCCAGGGGCAGACCGACATCGCACTCGATCCGGTCGGCCACGCCCAGGCCAGGCGGGCGGGGGAGCTGCTCGCCTCGTTGAACCCCGACGTCATCGTCGCCTCCGACCTGACCAGGGCCGCCGACACCGCCGGATACCTCTCCCGGGCCTCCGGGGTGCCCGTGGAGTTCGACGAGGGGCTGCGCGAGCGCTTCGGCGGCTCATGGGAGGGGATGACCGGGGCGGAACTCTCCGCGCGCTGGCCGGTCGAGCACGCCCGGATGGACATCCCCGACGGCGAACTCATCGCCGAGGTCGGCGACCGGATGCGCGCCGCCGTCGAACGCGGACTGGGCAAGACCCCGACCGGGGGGCTGCTCGTCGTGGTCAGCCACGGCGCCGCCCTCAGAGTGGGGATCGCCCGGCTGCTGGGGATCCCCGACGAACAGCGCGAGATCCTGGGACCCATCAGCAACTGCTGCTGGTCGGTGCTCCAGGAACGCCGGGGGCAGTGGCGGCTGATGGAGCACAACGCGGCCAGCCTCCCCGAGCCGGTCGTGCTCAGCGACGACGCCTGA
- a CDS encoding ABC transporter ATP-binding protein, translating into MLWSFVRPHRNKLALGLVLALFGSALELANPMVIKLVLDTVSGGGGLLVPIALLLGLFVLGTVSGLWHWILLGTVAEKVVLDARTSLVRRYFRAALIPLSRRSSGELVTRATSDTVLLREAASSSVISLINGGVLLVGTLVMMGVLDLFLLTVTFVAVLVVTVLFLTLMPALAKAQERAQNSLGLMGGMLDGALRAVRTVKVSRAEERLSGQILEHARESARHGVRSVRREAVAWTIAFSGIQLAIISILGVGALRVSSGAIEVSTLIAFLLYAFTLMTPVMELSQSVTTLQSGVAAAKRIREVEAIPLEPSSEAADTDAPVPSPDGDRSGALLELRGVTARYAPGAESALDGVDLAVPRRGHTAIVGPSGAGKTTVFSLLLRFLEPEEGQLFLDGTPYRELTPGQVRGRFAYVEQDTPVVPGTIRENLLFSHPDATEEEVRRVLGQVRLADKIDALEEGLDTPLDATSFSGGQRQRIALARALLRSPDVLLLDEATSQVDAITEAAITESVRAHAARAAVVTIAHRLSTVIHADTIVLMEDGRVRARGTHRELMDRDDLYRELVTALHIAESGAPDPGGDRAEADRVTPVT; encoded by the coding sequence GTGCTGTGGTCGTTCGTGCGCCCGCACCGGAACAAGCTGGCGCTGGGCCTGGTGCTGGCCCTGTTCGGCTCGGCGCTCGAACTCGCCAACCCGATGGTGATCAAGCTGGTCCTGGACACCGTCTCCGGCGGGGGCGGCCTGCTCGTGCCGATCGCCCTGCTGCTGGGCCTGTTCGTGCTGGGCACGGTGTCCGGCCTGTGGCACTGGATCCTCCTGGGCACCGTCGCCGAGAAGGTGGTGCTCGACGCGCGCACCTCGCTGGTGCGCCGCTACTTCCGCGCAGCGCTCATCCCGCTGTCGCGCCGCTCCTCCGGCGAGCTCGTCACCCGGGCGACCTCCGACACGGTCCTGCTGCGCGAGGCCGCCTCCAGCAGCGTCATCAGCCTCATCAACGGCGGCGTGCTGCTGGTGGGAACGCTGGTCATGATGGGCGTGCTGGACCTGTTCCTGCTCACGGTCACCTTCGTCGCGGTGCTCGTGGTCACCGTCCTGTTCCTGACGCTGATGCCCGCCCTGGCCAAGGCGCAGGAGAGGGCGCAGAACTCCCTGGGCCTGATGGGCGGCATGCTCGACGGCGCGCTGCGCGCGGTCCGCACGGTCAAGGTCAGCCGGGCCGAGGAGCGCCTGAGCGGCCAGATCCTCGAACACGCGCGGGAGTCCGCGCGGCACGGCGTGCGCTCGGTGCGGCGCGAGGCGGTCGCCTGGACGATCGCGTTCAGCGGGATCCAGCTCGCCATCATCTCCATCCTGGGCGTGGGCGCGCTGCGGGTGTCCTCGGGCGCGATCGAGGTCTCCACCCTCATCGCCTTCCTGCTCTACGCGTTCACCCTGATGACCCCGGTCATGGAGCTGTCCCAGAGCGTCACCACCCTCCAGTCGGGCGTGGCCGCGGCCAAGCGCATCCGCGAGGTGGAGGCCATTCCGCTCGAACCCTCCTCCGAGGCGGCGGACACGGACGCGCCGGTCCCCTCCCCGGACGGGGACCGTTCGGGCGCGCTGCTGGAACTGCGCGGGGTCACCGCGCGGTACGCGCCCGGCGCCGAGTCCGCGCTGGACGGCGTGGACCTGGCCGTCCCCCGGCGCGGGCACACCGCGATCGTGGGGCCCTCCGGCGCGGGCAAGACCACCGTGTTCTCGCTGCTGCTGCGCTTCCTCGAACCCGAGGAGGGGCAGCTGTTCCTGGACGGGACCCCCTACCGGGAGCTCACTCCCGGGCAGGTGCGCGGCCGCTTCGCCTACGTCGAGCAGGACACCCCGGTCGTCCCCGGCACCATCCGGGAGAACCTGCTGTTCAGCCACCCCGACGCCACCGAGGAGGAGGTGCGCCGGGTCCTGGGCCAGGTGCGGCTGGCCGACAAGATCGACGCCCTGGAGGAGGGGCTGGACACCCCGCTGGACGCCACGTCCTTCTCCGGGGGCCAGCGCCAGCGCATCGCCCTGGCCCGCGCCCTGCTGCGCTCGCCGGACGTGCTGCTGCTGGACGAGGCCACCTCGCAGGTGGACGCGATCACCGAGGCCGCCATCACCGAGAGCGTGCGCGCCCACGCCGCGCGGGCGGCCGTGGTGACCATCGCGCACCGGCTGTCCACCGTGATCCACGCCGACACCATCGTGCTGATGGAGGACGGACGGGTGCGGGCCAGGGGCACGCACCGGGAGCTGATGGACCGGGACGACCTGTACCGGGAGCTGGTCACGGCACTGCACATCGCCGAGTCCGGGGCTCCGGACCCGGGCGGTGACCGGGCCGAGGCGGACCGGGTGACGCCGGTCACGTGA
- the nadD gene encoding nicotinate-nucleotide adenylyltransferase: MAHAASDASRNGDSPAPRGGTGPTKVGIMGGTFDPIHHGHLVAASEVAHLFGLDEVVFVPTGQPWQKDLAKVTPSEDRYLMTVIATAENPQFRVDRVEIDRSGPTYTLDTLREMRAKYGPHVELYFITGADALGAILSWHNVDELFELAHFVGCNRPGHHLSDTGLPEGKVSLVEVPALAISSTECRERVRKGEPIWYLVPDGIVRYINKTGLYLES, from the coding sequence GTGGCGCACGCAGCTTCCGACGCATCCCGCAACGGGGACTCCCCCGCGCCCCGGGGAGGAACCGGCCCGACCAAGGTCGGCATCATGGGCGGCACCTTCGACCCCATCCACCACGGCCACCTCGTGGCGGCCAGTGAGGTCGCGCACCTCTTCGGGCTCGACGAGGTGGTGTTCGTCCCCACCGGCCAGCCCTGGCAGAAGGACCTGGCCAAGGTGACGCCCTCCGAGGACCGCTACCTGATGACGGTCATCGCCACCGCCGAGAACCCCCAGTTCCGGGTGGACCGCGTCGAGATCGACCGTTCGGGGCCCACCTACACCCTCGACACGCTCCGCGAGATGCGCGCCAAGTACGGCCCCCACGTGGAGCTGTACTTCATCACCGGGGCGGACGCGCTGGGCGCCATCCTGAGCTGGCACAACGTCGACGAACTCTTCGAGCTCGCGCATTTCGTAGGCTGTAACCGGCCCGGTCACCACCTCAGTGACACCGGACTGCCCGAGGGCAAGGTCTCCCTGGTGGAGGTCCCCGCGCTGGCCATCTCCTCGACCGAGTGCCGGGAACGCGTCCGCAAGGGCGAACCCATCTGGTACCTGGTGCCCGACGGCATCGTCCGCTACATCAACAAGACCGGGCTCTACCTAGAGAGCTGA
- a CDS encoding alpha-hydroxy-acid oxidizing protein: MTDFAQYQDGVYADATNGILPGLPYHHEDLRDLAERAMEPGPFGYVEGGAGRERTARANVDAFARYALRPRSLRPGAEGAGGLGVTLFGREYAAPLLTAPIGVLEQVHEEAELAVAEAANAVGVPMVLSTAASTPMERVAEAVDSWWYQLYWPGDDALAESFVRRATAAGAEAVVVTADTKRLGWRPRDLALGHLPFLRSQGTANYFSDPEFRSRLKADPEPGGVFTEAVFHFLGAFASRSLSTDNIARIRRWTDLPVLVKGIVRGDEAADLVAAGVDGIVVSNHGGRQVDNAVAALDALPEVVDAVGDRAAVLFDSGVRSGADVAVAMALGAEAVLLGRPWVYGLAVGGAAGVEHVLRATLAELQITAELMGKDAKDLDGSDVVRR, from the coding sequence ATGACCGACTTCGCCCAGTACCAGGACGGCGTCTACGCCGACGCGACCAACGGCATCCTGCCCGGGCTGCCCTACCACCACGAGGACCTGCGCGACCTGGCGGAGAGGGCCATGGAGCCGGGTCCGTTCGGCTACGTGGAGGGCGGTGCGGGACGGGAGCGCACCGCCCGCGCCAACGTGGACGCGTTCGCCCGCTACGCGCTGCGCCCGCGCAGCCTGCGGCCGGGGGCCGAGGGGGCGGGGGGGCTGGGGGTCACCCTGTTCGGCAGGGAGTACGCCGCGCCGCTGCTGACCGCGCCGATCGGGGTCCTGGAGCAGGTGCACGAGGAGGCGGAGCTCGCCGTGGCCGAGGCCGCCAACGCCGTGGGCGTGCCGATGGTGCTGTCCACGGCCGCCTCCACCCCGATGGAGCGGGTCGCCGAGGCGGTCGACTCCTGGTGGTACCAGTTGTACTGGCCCGGCGACGACGCGCTGGCCGAGTCGTTCGTGCGGCGGGCGACGGCCGCGGGGGCGGAGGCGGTCGTCGTCACCGCCGACACCAAGCGGCTGGGATGGCGGCCCCGCGACCTGGCGCTGGGCCACCTGCCGTTCCTGCGCAGCCAGGGCACGGCGAACTACTTCAGCGACCCGGAGTTCCGGTCCCGGCTCAAGGCCGACCCGGAGCCGGGCGGGGTGTTCACCGAGGCGGTGTTCCACTTCCTGGGCGCGTTCGCCAGCAGGTCCCTGAGCACCGACAACATCGCCCGCATCCGCCGGTGGACGGACCTGCCGGTGCTGGTCAAGGGCATCGTGCGCGGGGACGAGGCCGCCGACCTGGTGGCGGCGGGCGTGGACGGGATCGTGGTCAGCAACCACGGCGGCCGGCAGGTCGACAACGCCGTGGCGGCGCTGGACGCCCTGCCCGAGGTGGTGGACGCGGTCGGCGACCGCGCCGCGGTGCTGTTCGACTCGGGTGTGCGCTCGGGCGCCGACGTGGCCGTGGCGATGGCGCTGGGGGCCGAGGCGGTGCTGCTGGGGCGGCCGTGGGTGTACGGGCTGGCCGTGGGCGGCGCCGCGGGTGTGGAGCACGTGCTGCGCGCGACGCTGGCCGAGTTGCAGATCACCGCCGAGCTGATGGGCAAGGACGCGAAGGACCTGGACGGGAGCGACGTCGTGCGCCGCTGA
- a CDS encoding carbohydrate ABC transporter permease, translating into MGRIFLAPSFAFMAVIALFPVFYAIGMSLYEIRGFRQEFTGVDNYVRVLTDSGFFNAVWNTLVFTVASVSLEFLVGMAFALIMHQAFLGRGLTRAVILIPWVIPTAVAAQVWRFMFDPNPGFVNAVLGTDINWLRDPFWSMVGIISADVWKTAPFVALLLLAGLQTIPKDYYEAARVDGANALQRFWNITLPLLRPSIVVALLFRTVDALRMFDFAYVFTGYSNSLATLSVYAQRYLVRDPDLGYANALSTVTFVIVMLVGLAFISRMGRHMIGEAPRKEKR; encoded by the coding sequence ATGGGGCGGATCTTCCTCGCCCCGTCGTTCGCCTTCATGGCCGTGATCGCGCTCTTCCCGGTCTTCTACGCGATCGGGATGAGCCTCTACGAGATCCGGGGGTTCCGCCAGGAGTTCACCGGCGTCGACAACTACGTCCGCGTCCTGACCGACTCCGGCTTCTTCAACGCCGTCTGGAACACCCTGGTGTTCACGGTCGCGTCGGTGTCGCTGGAGTTCCTCGTCGGGATGGCCTTCGCGCTGATCATGCACCAGGCCTTCCTCGGCCGGGGCCTGACCCGCGCGGTCATCCTGATCCCGTGGGTCATCCCGACCGCCGTGGCCGCGCAGGTGTGGCGGTTCATGTTCGACCCCAACCCGGGCTTCGTGAACGCCGTCCTCGGCACGGACATCAACTGGCTGCGCGACCCGTTCTGGTCGATGGTCGGCATCATCAGCGCCGACGTGTGGAAGACCGCGCCGTTCGTGGCCCTGCTGCTGCTCGCGGGCCTCCAGACCATCCCGAAGGACTACTACGAGGCGGCCAGGGTGGACGGGGCCAACGCGCTCCAGCGCTTCTGGAACATCACCCTGCCGCTGCTGCGCCCGTCGATCGTCGTGGCCCTGCTGTTCCGCACGGTGGACGCCCTGCGCATGTTCGACTTCGCGTACGTGTTCACCGGCTACTCGAACTCGCTGGCCACCCTGTCGGTCTACGCGCAGCGCTACCTGGTCCGGGACCCGGACCTGGGCTACGCCAACGCGTTGTCCACGGTCACGTTCGTCATCGTCATGCTCGTCGGCCTGGCCTTCATCAGCCGGATGGGCCGCCACATGATCGGTGAGGCGCCGCGGAAGGAGAAGCGATGA
- the rsfS gene encoding ribosome silencing factor: MTATDRALELVRVAAEAASDKLAQEIIAYDVSEQLVITEAFVLCSAPNDRQVRAIVDEVEDQLRLQAGAKPVRREGERDGRWVLLDYADIVVHIQHEEERGYYGLERLWKDCPEIDLPEGARGAQRTPLDEF; this comes from the coding sequence GTGACAGCCACCGACAGGGCACTGGAGCTGGTCAGGGTCGCGGCGGAAGCCGCCTCCGACAAGCTCGCCCAGGAGATCATCGCCTACGACGTCAGCGAGCAGCTGGTCATCACCGAGGCCTTCGTTCTGTGTTCGGCCCCCAACGACCGGCAGGTCCGCGCGATCGTCGACGAGGTCGAGGACCAGCTCCGCCTCCAGGCCGGGGCCAAGCCGGTCCGGCGCGAGGGCGAGCGTGACGGCCGCTGGGTCCTGCTGGACTACGCCGACATCGTCGTGCACATCCAGCACGAGGAGGAGCGCGGCTACTACGGCCTCGAACGGCTGTGGAAGGACTGCCCCGAGATCGACCTCCCCGAGGGCGCGCGCGGCGCCCAGCGCACGCCGCTGGACGAGTTCTGA